In Kiritimatiellales bacterium, a genomic segment contains:
- the pgsA gene encoding CDP-diacylglycerol--glycerol-3-phosphate 3-phosphatidyltransferase, with protein MEKNNQSAIDNRQSAIINPPNILTLSRFVFAILFMVCLSVPFSGATIIALILFAVAALTDALDGYLARKIYGCTDFGKLMDPLADKVLTAAAFIGFAGLRLMPAWMVTLIISREMMVTGLRLLAAEKGVVLAAGAWGKHKTVWQMVYIIAVLIARPFGVLTQKTCCTANWTFAFAVTGITLWSGIVYFRENFSLLKK; from the coding sequence ATGGAAAAAAACAATCAATCGGCAATCGACAATCGCCAATCGGCAATTATCAATCCCCCCAACATCCTCACTCTCAGCCGTTTCGTGTTCGCGATCCTGTTCATGGTTTGTTTGAGTGTTCCATTTTCCGGCGCAACGATTATCGCATTAATTTTATTTGCCGTCGCCGCACTCACCGACGCACTTGACGGATATCTTGCGCGCAAAATTTACGGCTGCACCGATTTCGGGAAGCTGATGGATCCGCTTGCCGACAAAGTGCTCACCGCCGCCGCATTCATCGGCTTCGCCGGACTTAGACTGATGCCCGCATGGATGGTCACACTGATTATTTCACGCGAAATGATGGTTACCGGCCTGCGCCTGCTTGCCGCCGAAAAAGGTGTTGTGCTCGCCGCCGGCGCGTGGGGCAAGCATAAAACCGTCTGGCAGATGGTCTATATCATCGCTGTTCTGATAGCCCGGCCATTCGGCGTTTTGACACAAAAAACATGCTGCACCGCAAACTGGACTTTCGCCTTCGCCGTCACGGGCATCACCCTCTGGAGCGGCATTGTTTATTTCCGCGAAAATTTTTCTTTATTGAAAAAGTAA
- a CDS encoding helix-turn-helix domain-containing protein has translation MASIGETFKAARIAKGVSESEAGAATKILTKMIVSIEADDFSGIAAPMYARGFIRIYAKYLEIDPDPLLAEYNEKFIHETGGAPEPYDDEEKKYSSLPFDPRIVAGAIAGIIVLIVLIASITNCIRRRAPEKTAAAHQTKNARVLLNEPLPDLYLIDRETIEQK, from the coding sequence ATGGCAAGCATCGGAGAGACGTTTAAGGCTGCGCGCATCGCCAAAGGGGTCAGCGAATCTGAAGCCGGCGCCGCGACGAAAATTCTGACGAAAATGATTGTTTCGATAGAAGCTGACGATTTTTCCGGTATTGCTGCGCCGATGTATGCGCGCGGCTTTATCCGCATATACGCCAAATATCTTGAAATTGACCCTGACCCGCTGCTGGCGGAATATAATGAAAAATTTATCCATGAAACCGGCGGTGCACCGGAACCGTATGATGATGAAGAAAAAAAATATTCATCGCTGCCGTTCGACCCGCGCATCGTCGCCGGCGCAATCGCCGGCATTATTGTTCTGATCGTGCTCATTGCCAGCATTACCAACTGCATCCGCCGCCGCGCACCGGAAAAAACCGCCGCCGCGCACCAGACGAAAAACGCCAGGGTCCTGCTCAACGAGCCCCTGCCCGATCTTTACCTCATCGACCGTGAAACCATTGAACAGAAATAA